One window of Toxotes jaculatrix isolate fToxJac2 chromosome 19, fToxJac2.pri, whole genome shotgun sequence genomic DNA carries:
- the cdc42bpb gene encoding serine/threonine-protein kinase MRCK beta isoform X4, giving the protein MSAQVRLKRLEELLLEQKAPGCLSVETLLDLLLCLNTECSNSPLKREKHITDFLEWVKPFTTTVKDMRLHRDDFEMLKVIGRGAFGEVAVVKMKHTERVYAMKILNKWEMLKRAETACFREERDVLVKGDSQWITTLHYAFQDDNYLYLVMDYYVGGDLLTLLSKFEDRLPEDMAKFYVAEMVLAIHSIHQQHYIHRDIKPDNVLLDVNGHIRLADFGSCLRMMEDGTVQSSVAVGTPDYISPEILQAMEDGMGRYGPECDWWSLGVCMYEMLYGETPFYAESLVETYGKIMNHEERFQFPSHVADVSEDAKDLIQRLLCSRERRLGLNGISDFKSHPFFSGIDWDDIRSAEAPYIPDVSSPTDTSNFDVDDDVLKNPDIGPPVSHTGFTGQHLPFVGFTYTTDSCFSDHSSVSRAGHGSRREEEGGGRGGGGGQEVEAFERRIRRLEQEKQELNRKLQESTQALQAPARGGTLTRDKEIKKLNEEIERLKKKLADSDRLEHQLEEAVTLRQDYESSASKLKTLEKQVKTLRQEKDDIHKQLSDALERLRSQTKELKEAHSQRKLALQEFSELSERMAELRSSKQRLSRQLRDKEEEMDTLLQKMDAMRQDIRKTEKNRKELEAQLDDARAEASKERKLREHSEVYSKQLEAELESLKSLQGRGAAAGGAESQQELSRLKAELDKKVLFYEEELLRRDSAHSSEIKNLRKDLHESEGAQLAANKELLQLRDKLDKAKRDRQTEMDEAVAALKEKYEREKNLLTEENRKLTAETDKLCSFVDKLTAQNRQLEDDLQDLSSKKESVAHWEAQIAEIIQWVSDEKDARGYLQALATKMTEELETLRSSSLGTRPLDPLWKVRRSQKLDMSARLELQSALDAEIRAKQLVQEELRKVKSANINLESKLKESEERSREMGEQMENLKKEMEESRSHSDKGLKLPDFQDSIFEYFNTSPLAPDLTFRTTDIDSTAQRSETTPPSPSTTSEHEEVKAASVPASPSPPSQGSVLPTPKPKAHQLSIKTFSSPTQCTHCTSLMVGLIRQGYACEVCSFICHVSCKDHAPLVCPIPAEQAKRPQGIDVQRGIGTAYKGYVRIPKPSGVKKGWQRAFAVVSDCKLFLYDVPEGKSTQPGVVASLVLDLRDEEFSVSSVLASDVIHATRKDIPCIFRVTSSQLISQLSSVSLLVLAESEVEKRKWVRILESLQNILTKNLLKSRQVHVLHEAYDASLPVIKTTLSAAVLDRERIALGTEDGLFVVEVTRDVIVRAVDSKKVYQVDLIPKEKIIALLCGRNRQVHLHPWGVLEGAEPAFDIKLTETKGCQALTTGVLRPGGPACLLAAVKRQVQCYEITRAKPHHKRLWDVQAPGVVQWLGMVRERLCVGYPSGFALLALQGESSPISLVSPADPSLAFLAQQPLDALHALEVGSNELLLCFSQLGIYVDGQGRRSRTQELMWPATPLACSSNSSHLTVYSEYGVDVFDIHTTEWVQTVSLRRIRPLNVEGTLNLLSSEPPRLIYFSNTSSEGDLTIPETSDHSRKLMVRTRSKRKFLFKVPEEERLQQRREMLRDPELRSKMISNPTNFNHVAHMGPGDGMQVLMDLPLSVMPSSQDDPVKDKPRPLSSISRQQRSKTHITRTASDFGGGASSRGVSELEQDLDRELDSDSTKHSTPSNSSNPSSPPSPNSPHRSQLTLDSLDPEP; this is encoded by the exons TGAAACCGTTCACCACCACAGTGAAGGACATGCGGCTGCACAGGGATGACTTTGAGATGCTGAAGGTGATTGGACGAGGAGCTTTTGGAGAG gttgCCGTGGTGAAGAtgaagcacacagagagagtttACGCCATGAAGATCCTCAACAAGTGGGAGATGTTAAAGAGAGCGGAG ACGGCGTGTTTCCGTGAGGAGCGTGACGTCCTGGTGAAAGGAGACAGTCAGTGGATCACGACGCTGCACTACGCCTTCCAGGACGACAACTACCTG TACCTGGTGATGGATTACTACGTGGGCGGGGACCTGCTGACTCTGCTCAGTAAGTTTGAGGATCGTCTTCCAGAGGACATGGCCAAGTTCTACGTCGCTGAGATGGTGCTGGCCATCCACTCCATCCACCAGCAGCACTACATCCACAG aGACATTAAACCAGACAACGTCCTGCTGGACGTCAACGGTCACATCCGCCTCGCTGACTTTGGATCCTGTCTACGCATGATGGAGGACGGCACG GTGCAGTCCTCGGTGGCCGTGGGGACTCCGGACTACATCTCCCCGGAGATCCTGCAGGCGATGGAGGACGGGATGGGACGCTACGGACCAGAGTGCGACTGGTGGTCTCTGGGAGTCTGCATGTACGAGATGCTGTACGGAGAAACGCCGTTCTACGCCGAGTCGCTGGTGGAAACCTACGGCAAGATCATGAACCACGAG GAGCGTTTCCAGTTCCCGTCCCATGTGGCCGACGTGTCAGAGGACGCCAAAGACCTGATCCAGCGCCTGCTTTGCTCCAGAGAACGTCGGCTCGGTCTGAACGGGATCTCTGACTTCAAGAGCCACCCGTTCTTCAGCGGGATCGACTGGGACGATATCCGGTCTGCGGAGGCCCCCTACATCCCCGACGTGTCCTCGCCCACCGACACCTCCAACTTTGACGTGGACGACGATGTCCTCAAGAACCCG gacATTGGCCCCCCAGTGTCTCATACTGGTTTCACTGGTCAGCACCTCCCTTTCGTCGGCTTCACCTACACCACCGACAGCTGCTTCTCCGACCACAGCTCCGTCAGCCGGGCGGGGCACGGCTCTCGccgggaggaggaggggggaggaagaggaggaggaggggggcaggAGGTGGAGGCGTTCGAGAGGAGGATCCGCCGACTGGAGCAGGAGAAACAGGAGCTGAACCGCAAACTGCAGG AGTCGACGCAGGCCCTGCAGGCTCCGGCTCGAGGGGGAACTCTGACCCGAGACAAAGAGATCAAGAAGCTGAACGAGGAAATCGAACGTCTGAAGAAGAAGCtggcag ACTCTGATAGGCTGGAGCACCAGCTGGAGGAGGCGGTCACACTGAGACAGGACTATGAGAGCTCCGCCTCCAAACTGAAGACCCTGGAGAAGCAGGTGAAGACCCTGAGACAGGAGAAGGACGACATCCACAAG cagctgtcCGACGCTCTGGAGCGTCTCCGGAGTCAGACgaaggagctgaaggaggctCACTCTCAGAGGAAGCTGGCCCTGCAGGAGTTCTCTGAGCTGTCGGAGAGGATGGCCGAGCTCCGGTCCTCCAAGCAGCGTCTGTCCCGGCAGCTCCgcgacaaagaggaggagatggacacCCTCCTGCAGAAGATGGACGCCATGAGACAGGACATCCGCAAGACAGAGAAGAACCGAAAGGAG ctggaGGCTCAGCTGGATGATGCGAGGGCGGAGGCGTCAAAGGAGAGGAAGCTGAGGGAGCACAGCGAGGTTTACTCCAAACAGCTGGAGGCGGAGCTGGAGAGcctaaag TCTCTGCAGGGTCGGGGAGCAGCTGCAGGGGGGGCGGAGTCTCAGCAGGAGCTGTCCCGTCTGAAGGCGGAGCTTGATAAGAAGGTCCTGTTCTacgaggaggagctgctgaggagAGACTCGGCCCACTCCTCAGAGATCAAAAACCTCCGCAAAGACCTGCACGAGTCTGAGGGCGCacagctcgctgccaacaaggAGCTGTTACAGCTCCGAGACAAGCTGGACAAGGCCAAGAGGGACAG ACAAACTGAGATGGATGAAGCCGTTGCAGCATTGAAGGAGAAATACGAGCGAGAGAAAAACCTGCTGACAGAAGAAAACCGTAAACTGACGGCGGAGACGGACAAG tTGTGTTCGTTTGTCGACAAACTGACGGCTCAGAATCGTCAGCTGGAGGACGATCTTCAGGATCTGTCGTCTAAGAAAGAGAGCGTGGCTCACTGGGAGGCTCAGATCGCAGAGATCATCCAGTG GGTGAGCGATGAGAAGGACGCTCGAGGATACCTCCAGGCTCTGGCCACCAAGATGACTGAGGAGCTGGAAACCCTGCGCAGCTCCAGCCTGGGAACCAGACCtctg GACCCCTTGTGGAAGGTGCGTCGCAGTCAGAAGTTGGACATGTCGGCTCGTCTGGAGCTTCAGTCGGCTCTGGACGCGGAGATCAGAGCCAAACAGCTGGTTCAGGAGGAGCTGCGCAAAGTCAAATCTGCCAACATCAACctggagag TAAGCTGAAGGagtcagaggagaggagcagggagatGGGGGAGCAGATGGAGAATCTGaagaaggagatggaggagagtcGCTCCCACTCTGACAAAG gtctgAAGCTTCCAGACTTCCAAGACTCTATCTTTGAATATTTCAATACCTCACCTCTGGCTCCAGACCTCACCTTCAGG ACCACAGACATAGACTCCACAGCCCAGAGATCAGAAACaacccccccctctccctccaccacctccgAGCACGAG GAAGTTAAAGCAGCATCAGTTCCTGCGagcccctcccccccctcccagGGCTCAGTGCTGCCCACACCAAAG CCCAAAGCTCATCAGCTGAGCATCAAGACTTTCTCCAGCCCAACGCAGTGCACGCACTGCACCTCCCTGATGGTTGGACTCATCAGACAGGGATACGCCTGCGAAG TGTGCTCCTTCATCTGCCACGTTTCCTGTAAGGACCACGCCCCCCTGGTCTGTCCTATCCCAGCAGAGCAGGCCAAGAGGCCTCAGGGCATCGACGTCCAGAGAGGCATCGGCACCGCCTACAAGGGCTACGTCAGG ATTCCGAAACCCAGCGGGGTGAAGAAGGGCTGGCAGCGGGCGTTCGCTGTGGTGTCTGACTGTAAACTGTTTCTCTACGATGTCCCAGAGGGAAAGTCCACCCAGCCGGGGGTAGTGGCCAGTCTGGTCCTCGACCTCAG GGACGAGGAGTTTTCCGTCAGCTCTGTCTTGGCGTCAGATGTGATCCATGCCACCAGGAAGGACATCCCCTGCATCTTTAGG GTGACGTCATCGCAGCTGATCTCACAGCTGTCCTCGGTGTCTCTGCTGGTCCTGGCAGAGAGTGAggtggaaaagaggaaatgggTTCGGATCCTGGAGAGTCTGCAGAACATCTTGACCAAGAACCTGCTCAAGAGCCGGCAGGTCCATGTTCTGCACGAGGCCTATGATGCCTCGCTCCCCGTCATCAAGACCACGCTGTCAGCCGCCGTGCTCG ATCGAGAGAGGATCGCCCTGGGGACGGAAGACGGACTGTTTGTGGTCGAAGTCACCAGAGACG TGATCGTACGAGCAGTCGACAGTAAGAAGGTTTATCAGGTTGATTTGATCCCGAAGGAGAAAATCATCGCTCTCCTTTGTGGACGGAACCGTCAGGTTCACCTTCATCCCTGGGGGGTGCTGGAGGGCGCAGAGCCTGCCTTTGACATCAAGCTGACAGAGACTAAGGGATGCCAGGCTCTGACCACTGGGGTGCTCCGACCCGGAGGCCCCGCCTGCCTCCTGGCTGCTGTCAAACGCCAG GTTCAGTGCTACGAGATCACTCGAGCGAAGCCTCACCATAAAAGGCTGTGGGACGTTCAGGCCCCGGGGGTGGTGCAGTGGTTGGGTATGGTGAGGGAGCGGCTGTGCGTCGGGTATCCCTCGGGCTTCGCTCTGCTCGCCCTGCAGGGTGAGTCGTCCCCCATCAGCCTGGTGAGCCCCGCTGACCCGTCGCTGGCCTTCCTGGCCCAGCAGCCGCTGGACGCCCTGCACGCCCTGGAGGTGGGATCCAacgagctgctgctctgcttcagCCAGCTCGGCATCTACGTGGATGGACAGGGCCGCCGGTCACGAACACAGGAGCTGATGTGGCCCGCCACGCCGCTCGCGTGCA GCTCCAACTCGTCCCACTTGACGGTGTACAGTGAGTACGGAGTCGACGTCTTCGACATCCACACCACCGAATGGGTTCAGACCGTTTCCCTCCGCAGGATCAGACCTCTGAACGTTGAAGGGACGTTAAACCTGCTGAGTTCAGAACCTCCTCGTCTCATTTACTTCAGCAACACCTCATCAG AGGGCGACCTCACCATCCCGGAGACATCGGACCATAGCAGGAAGTTGATGGTTCGAACTCGTAGCAAGAGGAAATTTCTCTTCAAGGTTCCTGAAGAGGAGCGACTTCAGCAGAGGAG GGAGATGCTGAGGGATCCGGAGCTGAGGTCAAAGATGATTTCTAACCCGACAAACTTTAACCACGTGGCCCACATGGGACCAGGAGACGGGATGCAGGTCCTCATGGACCTCCCTCTG agtgtgatGCCTTCTTCTCAGGACGATCCTGTTAAAGATAAGCCCCGCCCCCTGTCCAGTATCTCCCGGCAACAGAGAAGCAAGACACACATCACCCGCACAGCTTCag ATTTTGGGGGAGGAGCTTCATCTCGTGGCGTCTCTGAACTAGAGCAGGACCTGGACCGAGAG CTGGACTCGGACTCCACCAAACACTCGACCCCCTCCAACAGCTCCAACCCCAGCAGCCCCCCCAGCCCCAACTCCCCCCACCGCAGCCAGCTCACCCTGGACAGCCTGGACCCTGAACCCTGA
- the cdc42bpb gene encoding serine/threonine-protein kinase MRCK beta isoform X2 — MSAQVRLKRLEELLLEQKAPGCLSVETLLDLLLCLNTECSNSPLKREKHITDFLEWVKPFTTTVKDMRLHRDDFEMLKVIGRGAFGEVAVVKMKHTERVYAMKILNKWEMLKRAETACFREERDVLVKGDSQWITTLHYAFQDDNYLYLVMDYYVGGDLLTLLSKFEDRLPEDMAKFYVAEMVLAIHSIHQQHYIHRDIKPDNVLLDVNGHIRLADFGSCLRMMEDGTVQSSVAVGTPDYISPEILQAMEDGMGRYGPECDWWSLGVCMYEMLYGETPFYAESLVETYGKIMNHEERFQFPSHVADVSEDAKDLIQRLLCSRERRLGLNGISDFKSHPFFSGIDWDDIRSAEAPYIPDVSSPTDTSNFDVDDDVLKNPDIGPPVSHTGFTGQHLPFVGFTYTTDSCFSDHSSVSRAGHGSRREEEGGGRGGGGGQEVEAFERRIRRLEQEKQELNRKLQESTQALQAPARGGTLTRDKEIKKLNEEIERLKKKLADSDRLEHQLEEAVTLRQDYESSASKLKTLEKQVKTLRQEKDDIHKQLSDALERLRSQTKELKEAHSQRKLALQEFSELSERMAELRSSKQRLSRQLRDKEEEMDTLLQKMDAMRQDIRKTEKNRKELEAQLDDARAEASKERKLREHSEVYSKQLEAELESLKSLQGRGAAAGGAESQQELSRLKAELDKKVLFYEEELLRRDSAHSSEIKNLRKDLHESEGAQLAANKELLQLRDKLDKAKRDRQTEMDEAVAALKEKYEREKNLLTEENRKLTAETDKLCSFVDKLTAQNRQLEDDLQDLSSKKESVAHWEAQIAEIIQWVSDEKDARGYLQALATKMTEELETLRSSSLGTRPLDPLWKVRRSQKLDMSARLELQSALDAEIRAKQLVQEELRKVKSANINLESKLKESEERSREMGEQMENLKKEMEESRSHSDKGLKLPDFQDSIFEYFNTSPLAPDLTFRTTDIDSTAQRSETTPPSPSTTSEHEEVKAASVPASPSPPSQGSVLPTPKPKAHQLSIKTFSSPTQCTHCTSLMVGLIRQGYACEVCSFICHVSCKDHAPLVCPIPAEQAKRPQGIDVQRGIGTAYKGYVRIPKPSGVKKGWQRAFAVVSDCKLFLYDVPEGKSTQPGVVASLVLDLRDEEFSVSSVLASDVIHATRKDIPCIFRVTSSQLISQLSSVSLLVLAESEVEKRKWVRILESLQNILTKNLLKSRQVHVLHEAYDASLPVIKTTLSAAVLDRERIALGTEDGLFVVEVTRDVIVRAVDSKKVYQVDLIPKEKIIALLCGRNRQVHLHPWGVLEGAEPAFDIKLTETKGCQALTTGVLRPGGPACLLAAVKRQVQCYEITRAKPHHKRLWDVQAPGVVQWLGMVRERLCVGYPSGFALLALQGESSPISLVSPADPSLAFLAQQPLDALHALEVGSNELLLCFSQLGIYVDGQGRRSRTQELMWPATPLACSSNSSHLTVYSEYGVDVFDIHTTEWVQTVSLRRIRPLNVEGTLNLLSSEPPRLIYFSNTSSEGDLTIPETSDHSRKLMVRTRSKRKFLFKVPEEERLQQRREMLRDPELRSKMISNPTNFNHVAHMGPGDGMQVLMDLPLVGDVTSFSPSPSPSPSSSSSRHTLISPPSNFEHVYHMTSASAGAFLQKDASSSSSSQQSLLQPSSSSSSSPSTSSLGRSVMPSSQDDPVKDKPRPLSSISRQQRSKTHITRTASDFGGGASSRGVSELEQDLDRELDSDSTKHSTPSNSSNPSSPPSPNSPHRSQLTLDSLDPEP; from the exons TGAAACCGTTCACCACCACAGTGAAGGACATGCGGCTGCACAGGGATGACTTTGAGATGCTGAAGGTGATTGGACGAGGAGCTTTTGGAGAG gttgCCGTGGTGAAGAtgaagcacacagagagagtttACGCCATGAAGATCCTCAACAAGTGGGAGATGTTAAAGAGAGCGGAG ACGGCGTGTTTCCGTGAGGAGCGTGACGTCCTGGTGAAAGGAGACAGTCAGTGGATCACGACGCTGCACTACGCCTTCCAGGACGACAACTACCTG TACCTGGTGATGGATTACTACGTGGGCGGGGACCTGCTGACTCTGCTCAGTAAGTTTGAGGATCGTCTTCCAGAGGACATGGCCAAGTTCTACGTCGCTGAGATGGTGCTGGCCATCCACTCCATCCACCAGCAGCACTACATCCACAG aGACATTAAACCAGACAACGTCCTGCTGGACGTCAACGGTCACATCCGCCTCGCTGACTTTGGATCCTGTCTACGCATGATGGAGGACGGCACG GTGCAGTCCTCGGTGGCCGTGGGGACTCCGGACTACATCTCCCCGGAGATCCTGCAGGCGATGGAGGACGGGATGGGACGCTACGGACCAGAGTGCGACTGGTGGTCTCTGGGAGTCTGCATGTACGAGATGCTGTACGGAGAAACGCCGTTCTACGCCGAGTCGCTGGTGGAAACCTACGGCAAGATCATGAACCACGAG GAGCGTTTCCAGTTCCCGTCCCATGTGGCCGACGTGTCAGAGGACGCCAAAGACCTGATCCAGCGCCTGCTTTGCTCCAGAGAACGTCGGCTCGGTCTGAACGGGATCTCTGACTTCAAGAGCCACCCGTTCTTCAGCGGGATCGACTGGGACGATATCCGGTCTGCGGAGGCCCCCTACATCCCCGACGTGTCCTCGCCCACCGACACCTCCAACTTTGACGTGGACGACGATGTCCTCAAGAACCCG gacATTGGCCCCCCAGTGTCTCATACTGGTTTCACTGGTCAGCACCTCCCTTTCGTCGGCTTCACCTACACCACCGACAGCTGCTTCTCCGACCACAGCTCCGTCAGCCGGGCGGGGCACGGCTCTCGccgggaggaggaggggggaggaagaggaggaggaggggggcaggAGGTGGAGGCGTTCGAGAGGAGGATCCGCCGACTGGAGCAGGAGAAACAGGAGCTGAACCGCAAACTGCAGG AGTCGACGCAGGCCCTGCAGGCTCCGGCTCGAGGGGGAACTCTGACCCGAGACAAAGAGATCAAGAAGCTGAACGAGGAAATCGAACGTCTGAAGAAGAAGCtggcag ACTCTGATAGGCTGGAGCACCAGCTGGAGGAGGCGGTCACACTGAGACAGGACTATGAGAGCTCCGCCTCCAAACTGAAGACCCTGGAGAAGCAGGTGAAGACCCTGAGACAGGAGAAGGACGACATCCACAAG cagctgtcCGACGCTCTGGAGCGTCTCCGGAGTCAGACgaaggagctgaaggaggctCACTCTCAGAGGAAGCTGGCCCTGCAGGAGTTCTCTGAGCTGTCGGAGAGGATGGCCGAGCTCCGGTCCTCCAAGCAGCGTCTGTCCCGGCAGCTCCgcgacaaagaggaggagatggacacCCTCCTGCAGAAGATGGACGCCATGAGACAGGACATCCGCAAGACAGAGAAGAACCGAAAGGAG ctggaGGCTCAGCTGGATGATGCGAGGGCGGAGGCGTCAAAGGAGAGGAAGCTGAGGGAGCACAGCGAGGTTTACTCCAAACAGCTGGAGGCGGAGCTGGAGAGcctaaag TCTCTGCAGGGTCGGGGAGCAGCTGCAGGGGGGGCGGAGTCTCAGCAGGAGCTGTCCCGTCTGAAGGCGGAGCTTGATAAGAAGGTCCTGTTCTacgaggaggagctgctgaggagAGACTCGGCCCACTCCTCAGAGATCAAAAACCTCCGCAAAGACCTGCACGAGTCTGAGGGCGCacagctcgctgccaacaaggAGCTGTTACAGCTCCGAGACAAGCTGGACAAGGCCAAGAGGGACAG ACAAACTGAGATGGATGAAGCCGTTGCAGCATTGAAGGAGAAATACGAGCGAGAGAAAAACCTGCTGACAGAAGAAAACCGTAAACTGACGGCGGAGACGGACAAG tTGTGTTCGTTTGTCGACAAACTGACGGCTCAGAATCGTCAGCTGGAGGACGATCTTCAGGATCTGTCGTCTAAGAAAGAGAGCGTGGCTCACTGGGAGGCTCAGATCGCAGAGATCATCCAGTG GGTGAGCGATGAGAAGGACGCTCGAGGATACCTCCAGGCTCTGGCCACCAAGATGACTGAGGAGCTGGAAACCCTGCGCAGCTCCAGCCTGGGAACCAGACCtctg GACCCCTTGTGGAAGGTGCGTCGCAGTCAGAAGTTGGACATGTCGGCTCGTCTGGAGCTTCAGTCGGCTCTGGACGCGGAGATCAGAGCCAAACAGCTGGTTCAGGAGGAGCTGCGCAAAGTCAAATCTGCCAACATCAACctggagag TAAGCTGAAGGagtcagaggagaggagcagggagatGGGGGAGCAGATGGAGAATCTGaagaaggagatggaggagagtcGCTCCCACTCTGACAAAG gtctgAAGCTTCCAGACTTCCAAGACTCTATCTTTGAATATTTCAATACCTCACCTCTGGCTCCAGACCTCACCTTCAGG ACCACAGACATAGACTCCACAGCCCAGAGATCAGAAACaacccccccctctccctccaccacctccgAGCACGAG GAAGTTAAAGCAGCATCAGTTCCTGCGagcccctcccccccctcccagGGCTCAGTGCTGCCCACACCAAAG CCCAAAGCTCATCAGCTGAGCATCAAGACTTTCTCCAGCCCAACGCAGTGCACGCACTGCACCTCCCTGATGGTTGGACTCATCAGACAGGGATACGCCTGCGAAG TGTGCTCCTTCATCTGCCACGTTTCCTGTAAGGACCACGCCCCCCTGGTCTGTCCTATCCCAGCAGAGCAGGCCAAGAGGCCTCAGGGCATCGACGTCCAGAGAGGCATCGGCACCGCCTACAAGGGCTACGTCAGG ATTCCGAAACCCAGCGGGGTGAAGAAGGGCTGGCAGCGGGCGTTCGCTGTGGTGTCTGACTGTAAACTGTTTCTCTACGATGTCCCAGAGGGAAAGTCCACCCAGCCGGGGGTAGTGGCCAGTCTGGTCCTCGACCTCAG GGACGAGGAGTTTTCCGTCAGCTCTGTCTTGGCGTCAGATGTGATCCATGCCACCAGGAAGGACATCCCCTGCATCTTTAGG GTGACGTCATCGCAGCTGATCTCACAGCTGTCCTCGGTGTCTCTGCTGGTCCTGGCAGAGAGTGAggtggaaaagaggaaatgggTTCGGATCCTGGAGAGTCTGCAGAACATCTTGACCAAGAACCTGCTCAAGAGCCGGCAGGTCCATGTTCTGCACGAGGCCTATGATGCCTCGCTCCCCGTCATCAAGACCACGCTGTCAGCCGCCGTGCTCG ATCGAGAGAGGATCGCCCTGGGGACGGAAGACGGACTGTTTGTGGTCGAAGTCACCAGAGACG TGATCGTACGAGCAGTCGACAGTAAGAAGGTTTATCAGGTTGATTTGATCCCGAAGGAGAAAATCATCGCTCTCCTTTGTGGACGGAACCGTCAGGTTCACCTTCATCCCTGGGGGGTGCTGGAGGGCGCAGAGCCTGCCTTTGACATCAAGCTGACAGAGACTAAGGGATGCCAGGCTCTGACCACTGGGGTGCTCCGACCCGGAGGCCCCGCCTGCCTCCTGGCTGCTGTCAAACGCCAG GTTCAGTGCTACGAGATCACTCGAGCGAAGCCTCACCATAAAAGGCTGTGGGACGTTCAGGCCCCGGGGGTGGTGCAGTGGTTGGGTATGGTGAGGGAGCGGCTGTGCGTCGGGTATCCCTCGGGCTTCGCTCTGCTCGCCCTGCAGGGTGAGTCGTCCCCCATCAGCCTGGTGAGCCCCGCTGACCCGTCGCTGGCCTTCCTGGCCCAGCAGCCGCTGGACGCCCTGCACGCCCTGGAGGTGGGATCCAacgagctgctgctctgcttcagCCAGCTCGGCATCTACGTGGATGGACAGGGCCGCCGGTCACGAACACAGGAGCTGATGTGGCCCGCCACGCCGCTCGCGTGCA GCTCCAACTCGTCCCACTTGACGGTGTACAGTGAGTACGGAGTCGACGTCTTCGACATCCACACCACCGAATGGGTTCAGACCGTTTCCCTCCGCAGGATCAGACCTCTGAACGTTGAAGGGACGTTAAACCTGCTGAGTTCAGAACCTCCTCGTCTCATTTACTTCAGCAACACCTCATCAG AGGGCGACCTCACCATCCCGGAGACATCGGACCATAGCAGGAAGTTGATGGTTCGAACTCGTAGCAAGAGGAAATTTCTCTTCAAGGTTCCTGAAGAGGAGCGACTTCAGCAGAGGAG GGAGATGCTGAGGGATCCGGAGCTGAGGTCAAAGATGATTTCTAACCCGACAAACTTTAACCACGTGGCCCACATGGGACCAGGAGACGGGATGCAGGTCCTCATGGACCTCCCTCTG GTTGGTGATGtcacctccttctctccttccccgtctccctccccctcctcctcttcctcccgtCACACCCTCATCTCTCCCCCCTCCAACTTTGAGCACGTCTATCACATGACATCGGCGTCGGCCGGCGCCTTCTTGCAGAAAgatgcctcctcttcctcctcctcccagcagAGCCTCCTGcagccttcctcctcctcctcctcctctccctccacctcctctctgggAAGG agtgtgatGCCTTCTTCTCAGGACGATCCTGTTAAAGATAAGCCCCGCCCCCTGTCCAGTATCTCCCGGCAACAGAGAAGCAAGACACACATCACCCGCACAGCTTCag ATTTTGGGGGAGGAGCTTCATCTCGTGGCGTCTCTGAACTAGAGCAGGACCTGGACCGAGAG CTGGACTCGGACTCCACCAAACACTCGACCCCCTCCAACAGCTCCAACCCCAGCAGCCCCCCCAGCCCCAACTCCCCCCACCGCAGCCAGCTCACCCTGGACAGCCTGGACCCTGAACCCTGA